A stretch of the Candidatus Ozemobacteraceae bacterium genome encodes the following:
- a CDS encoding DUF362 domain-containing protein, whose protein sequence is MKRRDFLKMAAGAAAAVALGPMISGGTSLFAADDAALPPSVWVEGGEPEAMLKAALDAYGGMGRFVSPGDVVVVKPNIGWDRAPELAGNTNPDLVAGVVKACLEAGAKKVKVFDRTCANPLRCYASSLIEEKAADAGAEVAHIDDAGFVEHPLPNGKVLKKWPLYREFLEANKVINVPIAKHHGMATVTLGLKNLMGIMGSSRGNLHENFQQKIVDITTHILPTLTIIDAYRILMAHGPSGGNPADVKMAKALIMSPCTVTADVTALPLFGHELDTIPYLKEAVARGLAKTDIAALQPKKIVLQ, encoded by the coding sequence ATGAAGAGGCGCGATTTCCTGAAAATGGCGGCCGGTGCCGCGGCCGCCGTTGCTCTCGGCCCGATGATTTCCGGGGGGACCTCCCTGTTCGCCGCCGACGACGCGGCGCTTCCGCCATCGGTCTGGGTCGAAGGCGGGGAACCGGAGGCCATGTTGAAGGCCGCGCTGGATGCGTACGGCGGCATGGGCCGCTTCGTCAGCCCGGGCGACGTCGTCGTGGTGAAGCCGAACATCGGCTGGGACCGCGCTCCCGAACTCGCCGGCAACACCAATCCCGACCTCGTGGCCGGCGTTGTGAAGGCCTGCCTCGAAGCCGGCGCGAAGAAGGTGAAGGTGTTCGACCGCACCTGCGCCAACCCTCTGCGATGCTACGCCAGCAGCCTCATCGAGGAAAAGGCGGCCGATGCGGGCGCCGAAGTCGCGCACATCGACGATGCCGGTTTCGTCGAGCATCCCCTGCCGAACGGGAAGGTCCTGAAAAAATGGCCCCTGTATCGCGAGTTTCTCGAAGCGAACAAGGTCATCAACGTCCCGATCGCCAAGCATCACGGCATGGCGACCGTCACCCTCGGCCTCAAGAACCTGATGGGCATCATGGGCAGCTCTCGCGGCAACCTGCACGAGAATTTCCAGCAGAAGATCGTCGATATAACGACGCATATTCTTCCGACCCTGACGATCATCGACGCCTACCGCATCCTCATGGCCCATGGCCCGTCCGGCGGCAACCCCGCCGATGTGAAAATGGCGAAAGCTCTGATCATGAGCCCCTGCACGGTGACGGCCGACGTCACGGCGCTGCCCCTCTTCGGCCATGAGCTCGATACCATCCCTTACCTCAAGGAAGCCGTCGCACGCGGCCTCGCTAAAACCGACATCGCCGCCCTCCAGCCGAAGAAGATCGTTCTTCAGTGA
- a CDS encoding alpha-2-macroglobulin family protein, whose translation MHHSNLFLAIILLMSLCVSPLAAADRGIMWADVDKAVNEGLPQTAIEKLEPIIKSAVEDGKVTEAARAICKKIVLEGNIQGNKAEEKIVRLEKEIETSDASIRPLLRIVLARWYWHYFQQNNWRFLDRTQTEGLDEKDFTTWDLPKLFLKIGSLYESVLADEKTLQALPFSDLSEIVDAGNQPADLWPTVFDFYGHQALEFYTSGEQAGAAPQEAFEIDAASPVFDDAKTFVSWSVVATDTNSPTFRALSLYQRLLKFHLAKADISALVDLDLQRLKWANSVAKPAGRSDRYIAQLKAIAAEYSTNPLSALALAMCAEELQSRGQKQEAWKIAKEGSRQFPASDGGVMCQGIINAIEAKQLQIDTERVSNDPTASARISWCNIDQVHFRLIDISDRELFRPNGYDPESFSWDEIRGPLSQKPAAEWKTDLEPTPDFNAKAKTIEIPKVKPGLYMLYASWKPNFSEGNNAIRYTPVWVTKLGLVVRNRNGVCDGILADNATGKPIGSGKIIAYTYNYDKGWKRQATVETDADGVFRFDQKLDNVVLLAKAEGEQLLHNGRYSSWTHSEYTADDRVFFFTDRGLYRPGQTIQFKAVCVRIDHEKNRYEVLRDCRFTVSLRDVNGEEVAKAELSTNDFGSCSGSFTVPTGRLTGTMSLQAIGINGSANIQVEEYKRPKFKVTLDVPAEAAKLGEEVVLTGLAQSYTLAAIDGADVKFRVVREAMLPPWCWWYVIPAGSNQEIAHGRLVTDAQGRFTIRFQAKPDTSIPVENQPVFTYRISADVTDSAGETRSQSIGIRIGYAALELGVSSPAWIHAGKGFNVSLSSKTLDGKGVPTGGKITVNELKSPEKMPRSSCFPWEAGTADLTNIDTWENGKQVSSADFNTSVDGTGGAQLTLPAGVYRVTATARDRFNKEVVTKHTLVVVDPAASAWNVREPSRFTVQNAGPDVGDTFRALWNTGYDEGRAFVEIEHRHAIVKHYWTPEGQTQHLIEVPVTEKLRGGFTVRVTYFRENRVYLHQQTVYVPWSNKKLDLSFAHFSSKLQPGQEDTWTITVKGPEAEAGAIELVAAMYDASLDAFLPFDWMRTFSFFYSDFSSANQTGSNMQRRMNSLTEDWNVGIPGVYRRYPQLKGDIVSNFMGYMMSRAKGLSFADSEMMPQAMCEGAAPPSPAAFAPSESRAMDNSFAMGDSAPAGGARPAAPAPAQAAAQPAPDLDKVSARANLNETAFFFPQLITNEKNEVSLTFTVPEALTTWKFLGFAHGKNCQSGGLTAETVTQKDLMVQPNPPRFLREGDMLAFTAKVTNMTDKPLEGRARMTLSDPATGADRSADYGLKETEQSFSVPAKESRTVSWTLTVPDGAGIIAYKIVGAAGNVSDGEENVLPVLSRRILVREALPLPIRGPATKAFKLQKLIDSADSRTLRTESLTVQMTSNPAWYAVQALPYLMEFPYECAEQMFNRLYANSLARFIAASDPKIKKVFDTWKADEAYGGKALLSNLEKNEELKNVLLIETPWVREAKSETEAKHRIGLLFDANRIESEVGNIANTLSKMQFNDGAWPWFPGGRPDSFITLYIATGFGRLRHLGVDLDVSMGTKAWNHLDAWIDKIYRDILRYGHKDDNNLSPLIAFYFYGRSFFLKDIPVPGSAREAFDYFRGQAEKYWLDLNCRLAQGHLALGLHRIGDTAVAKKIMASMKERSVTDEELGRFWRDTELAFSWFRAPIETQAIMIEAFDEVMNDQEAVEDCKVWLLKQKQTQDWKTTKATADAVYSLLLKGANLLASDKLVKVEVGGLEVKPEKVEAGTGFYEKRWAGSEVKPEFGGITVTKEDKGVAWGGLHWQYLEDMSKVTPHETNLKLKKTLFLKTDSPKGPVIAPIKAGQALAVGDLMTVRIELRTDRDLEYVHMKDQRGSGMEPTEVLSQYRYQDGLGYYQSTKDTATHFFFDYLPKGTYVFEYTLRVQHRGTYQSGMAEIQCMYAPEFASHSESFVMTVK comes from the coding sequence ATGCATCATTCCAACCTGTTCCTGGCGATCATCCTCCTGATGTCGCTCTGCGTTTCACCCCTCGCGGCCGCCGACCGGGGCATCATGTGGGCTGACGTCGACAAGGCGGTCAACGAAGGCCTGCCCCAGACGGCGATCGAAAAGCTCGAACCGATCATCAAGAGCGCCGTCGAGGACGGGAAGGTGACCGAGGCAGCCCGCGCGATCTGCAAAAAGATCGTCCTCGAGGGCAACATTCAGGGCAACAAGGCCGAGGAGAAGATCGTGCGCCTCGAAAAAGAGATCGAGACCTCCGATGCCTCGATCCGGCCGCTGCTGCGCATCGTGCTCGCCCGCTGGTACTGGCATTACTTCCAGCAGAACAACTGGCGGTTTCTGGATCGTACACAGACGGAAGGGCTCGACGAAAAGGATTTCACGACGTGGGATCTTCCGAAGCTGTTCCTCAAGATCGGAAGTCTGTATGAAAGCGTTCTGGCCGACGAGAAGACGCTCCAAGCCCTCCCGTTTTCCGACCTGAGCGAGATCGTCGACGCCGGCAACCAGCCAGCCGACCTGTGGCCGACGGTGTTCGACTTCTACGGCCATCAGGCCCTCGAGTTCTACACATCCGGTGAACAGGCCGGCGCCGCCCCGCAGGAAGCGTTCGAGATCGACGCCGCATCTCCGGTCTTCGACGATGCGAAGACGTTCGTCTCATGGAGCGTGGTCGCGACCGATACGAACTCCCCCACCTTCCGCGCCCTCAGTTTATATCAACGTCTATTGAAGTTTCATCTTGCGAAAGCAGACATCAGCGCCCTGGTCGATCTTGACCTTCAGCGGCTCAAATGGGCGAACAGCGTCGCGAAGCCGGCCGGCCGCAGCGACCGGTATATCGCCCAACTGAAGGCGATCGCCGCCGAGTATTCGACGAACCCGCTTTCCGCCCTCGCCCTCGCGATGTGCGCGGAAGAGCTTCAGTCGCGCGGACAGAAGCAGGAAGCGTGGAAGATCGCGAAGGAAGGCAGCCGGCAGTTCCCGGCCTCGGACGGCGGCGTGATGTGCCAGGGGATCATCAACGCGATCGAGGCGAAGCAGCTCCAGATCGACACCGAGCGCGTTTCGAACGATCCGACCGCATCGGCGCGCATCAGCTGGTGCAACATCGACCAGGTCCATTTTCGTCTGATCGACATCTCCGATCGCGAGTTGTTCCGGCCGAACGGATACGATCCCGAAAGCTTCTCCTGGGATGAAATCCGCGGACCGCTGTCGCAGAAGCCGGCGGCCGAATGGAAGACCGATCTCGAGCCGACCCCCGACTTCAACGCGAAGGCGAAAACCATCGAGATTCCGAAGGTCAAACCGGGCCTGTACATGCTCTATGCGAGCTGGAAGCCCAATTTCAGCGAGGGCAACAACGCCATCCGGTACACGCCCGTCTGGGTGACGAAGCTCGGCCTCGTCGTCAGAAACCGCAACGGCGTCTGCGACGGCATTCTCGCCGACAACGCGACGGGCAAACCGATCGGGAGCGGCAAGATCATCGCCTATACGTACAACTATGATAAAGGATGGAAGCGTCAGGCCACGGTGGAAACTGACGCAGACGGCGTCTTCCGCTTCGACCAGAAGCTCGACAACGTCGTCCTCCTCGCGAAGGCCGAAGGGGAGCAGCTCCTTCACAACGGACGATACTCCTCCTGGACCCATTCCGAGTATACCGCGGACGACCGGGTGTTCTTCTTCACGGACCGCGGCCTGTACCGCCCCGGCCAGACGATCCAGTTCAAGGCCGTCTGCGTCCGTATCGACCACGAGAAGAACAGATACGAGGTGCTGCGTGACTGCCGTTTCACCGTCAGCCTCAGGGATGTGAACGGGGAAGAAGTCGCGAAAGCCGAGCTGTCGACGAACGATTTCGGTTCCTGCTCGGGCAGTTTCACCGTCCCCACCGGAAGACTCACCGGGACCATGTCGCTCCAGGCCATCGGCATCAACGGAAGCGCGAACATCCAAGTCGAGGAGTACAAACGGCCGAAGTTCAAAGTCACGCTCGACGTCCCGGCCGAAGCCGCCAAGCTGGGCGAAGAAGTGGTACTCACCGGCCTTGCCCAGTCCTACACCTTGGCCGCCATCGACGGCGCCGACGTGAAATTCCGCGTCGTCCGCGAGGCGATGCTTCCGCCGTGGTGCTGGTGGTATGTGATTCCTGCCGGCAGCAACCAGGAGATCGCGCACGGCAGACTGGTCACCGACGCGCAGGGCCGCTTCACGATCAGATTTCAGGCCAAACCCGACACGTCGATTCCGGTTGAGAACCAGCCGGTCTTCACCTATCGCATCTCTGCCGACGTCACCGACTCGGCCGGAGAAACCCGTTCCCAGAGCATCGGCATACGCATCGGCTACGCGGCTCTCGAACTGGGCGTCTCATCTCCTGCCTGGATTCACGCCGGCAAGGGGTTCAACGTCAGCCTGAGCTCGAAGACGCTCGACGGCAAGGGGGTTCCCACCGGCGGGAAAATCACGGTCAACGAGTTGAAATCCCCCGAGAAGATGCCGCGCAGCTCGTGCTTCCCGTGGGAGGCCGGCACGGCCGACCTGACGAATATCGACACGTGGGAAAACGGCAAACAGGTGTCGTCCGCCGATTTCAATACCTCCGTCGATGGAACCGGCGGCGCTCAGCTCACCCTGCCGGCCGGCGTCTACCGCGTCACCGCGACGGCGCGCGACCGCTTCAACAAGGAAGTCGTCACGAAGCACACGCTCGTCGTGGTCGATCCGGCGGCGTCCGCCTGGAACGTTCGCGAGCCGAGCCGGTTCACCGTTCAGAACGCCGGCCCTGACGTCGGTGACACGTTCCGCGCCCTTTGGAACACCGGATATGACGAGGGACGTGCGTTCGTCGAAATCGAGCACCGGCACGCGATCGTGAAACACTACTGGACTCCCGAAGGCCAGACGCAGCATCTCATCGAAGTGCCGGTCACCGAGAAGCTGCGCGGCGGATTCACGGTACGCGTGACCTATTTCCGCGAAAACCGTGTGTATCTGCACCAACAGACGGTGTATGTGCCGTGGTCGAACAAGAAGCTCGACCTGAGCTTCGCGCACTTCTCCTCGAAGCTCCAGCCTGGCCAGGAGGACACCTGGACGATCACCGTCAAGGGCCCCGAAGCCGAGGCGGGGGCGATCGAGCTCGTGGCGGCGATGTATGACGCATCGCTCGACGCGTTCCTGCCCTTCGACTGGATGCGCACCTTCTCGTTCTTCTACAGCGACTTCTCGTCGGCGAACCAGACGGGATCGAACATGCAGAGGCGCATGAACTCGCTTACCGAGGACTGGAACGTCGGCATTCCGGGCGTGTATCGCCGGTATCCCCAGCTCAAGGGGGATATCGTGTCAAATTTCATGGGCTATATGATGTCACGGGCGAAAGGCCTTTCGTTCGCAGACAGCGAGATGATGCCCCAGGCGATGTGTGAAGGCGCAGCACCGCCCAGCCCCGCCGCCTTCGCCCCCAGCGAGAGCAGGGCGATGGATAATTCGTTCGCCATGGGCGACAGTGCCCCCGCGGGCGGCGCCCGCCCCGCTGCACCGGCTCCCGCGCAGGCCGCCGCACAGCCGGCCCCCGACCTCGACAAGGTTTCGGCCCGCGCGAACCTGAACGAGACGGCGTTCTTCTTCCCGCAGCTGATCACGAACGAAAAGAACGAGGTGTCGCTGACGTTCACCGTTCCTGAGGCGCTGACGACCTGGAAATTTCTCGGCTTCGCCCACGGGAAGAACTGCCAGTCCGGCGGCCTCACGGCCGAGACCGTCACGCAGAAAGACCTGATGGTGCAGCCGAATCCCCCACGCTTCCTGCGCGAGGGCGACATGCTTGCCTTCACCGCCAAGGTCACGAACATGACCGACAAGCCCCTGGAAGGGCGTGCCCGGATGACGCTTTCCGACCCCGCGACCGGGGCCGATCGCAGTGCCGATTACGGGCTCAAGGAAACAGAACAGAGCTTCTCGGTGCCGGCGAAGGAGTCGCGCACCGTGTCCTGGACGCTCACCGTTCCCGACGGCGCCGGCATCATCGCCTACAAGATCGTCGGCGCGGCCGGCAACGTGTCGGACGGCGAGGAGAACGTGCTTCCCGTGCTGTCGCGCCGGATTCTCGTGCGCGAGGCGCTTCCGCTGCCGATCCGCGGACCGGCCACGAAGGCGTTCAAACTGCAGAAACTCATCGACTCGGCAGACTCGAGGACGCTGCGCACCGAGTCCCTGACCGTGCAGATGACGTCGAATCCGGCCTGGTATGCGGTGCAGGCGCTTCCCTACCTCATGGAGTTCCCGTACGAGTGCGCCGAACAGATGTTCAACCGCCTGTATGCAAACAGCCTGGCCCGGTTCATCGCGGCTTCCGACCCGAAGATCAAGAAGGTGTTCGACACCTGGAAAGCTGACGAAGCCTACGGCGGCAAGGCCCTGCTGTCGAATCTCGAGAAGAACGAGGAACTCAAGAACGTCCTTCTGATCGAGACCCCGTGGGTTCGCGAAGCGAAATCCGAGACCGAGGCGAAGCACCGGATCGGCCTGCTGTTCGATGCCAACCGCATCGAGAGCGAAGTCGGCAACATCGCGAACACGCTGTCGAAAATGCAGTTCAACGACGGCGCGTGGCCGTGGTTCCCGGGGGGGCGGCCGGATTCATTCATCACGTTATATATCGCCACCGGTTTCGGCAGGCTGCGCCACCTGGGCGTCGATCTCGACGTCTCGATGGGAACGAAGGCCTGGAATCACCTCGACGCCTGGATCGACAAGATCTACCGCGACATTCTTCGATACGGGCACAAGGACGACAACAACCTTTCGCCGCTGATCGCGTTCTACTTCTACGGCCGCAGCTTCTTCCTGAAGGACATCCCGGTCCCCGGCTCGGCTCGCGAAGCGTTCGACTACTTCCGCGGCCAGGCGGAAAAATACTGGCTGGATCTCAACTGCAGGCTGGCGCAGGGGCATCTCGCCCTCGGCCTGCACCGGATCGGCGACACGGCCGTCGCGAAGAAGATCATGGCGAGCATGAAGGAGCGGAGCGTCACGGACGAGGAGCTCGGCAGGTTCTGGCGCGACACCGAGCTTGCGTTCAGCTGGTTCCGCGCCCCCATCGAGACGCAGGCGATCATGATCGAGGCCTTCGACGAGGTCATGAACGACCAGGAAGCCGTCGAGGACTGCAAGGTCTGGCTGCTGAAGCAGAAGCAGACCCAGGACTGGAAGACGACCAAGGCGACCGCTGACGCCGTCTACTCGCTGCTTCTCAAGGGCGCGAACCTGCTCGCTTCCGACAAGCTTGTGAAGGTCGAGGTCGGCGGCCTGGAAGTGAAGCCCGAGAAGGTCGAGGCCGGCACCGGCTTCTACGAGAAGCGCTGGGCGGGTTCCGAGGTGAAGCCCGAGTTCGGCGGCATCACGGTCACCAAGGAGGACAAGGGCGTGGCGTGGGGCGGCCTGCACTGGCAGTATCTCGAGGACATGAGCAAGGTGACGCCGCACGAGACGAACCTGAAGCTGAAGAAAACCCTCTTCCTGAAGACGGATTCGCCGAAGGGCCCCGTCATCGCTCCGATCAAGGCCGGTCAGGCCCTGGCCGTGGGCGACCTGATGACGGTGCGCATCGAGCTTCGCACCGACCGCGACCTCGAGTACGTCCACATGAAAGACCAGCGCGGAAGCGGCATGGAGCCGACCGAAGTGCTGTCGCAGTACCGCTACCAGGACGGCCTCGGCTACTACCAGTCGACGAAGGACACGGCGACCCACTTCTTCTTCGACTACCTGCCGAAGGGAACCTACGTGTTCGAATACACCCTGCGCGTGCAGCACCGCGGCACGTATCAGAGCGGCATGGCCGAGATCCAGTGCATGTATGCCCCCGAGTTCGCCAGCCACTCCGAGAGCTTCGTGATGACCGTCAAATGA
- a CDS encoding sodium:alanine symporter family protein: MDALGSFMSDLSGWVWGLPLLVLLFGTHLYLTFRLRFIQRYIFTAIKLSVKREKEGTGDVSQFGALTTALAATIGTGNIVGVATAVAAGGPGAVLWMWLTGVFGIATKYSEALLAVRFRVVTPDGQMAGGPMYALERGLKARWGWLASALAVIFALFTAIAAFGIGNMVQANSISVMLHESFSVPAWLSGVFLALLTAFVILGGIKSIARVCEKLVPFMAFFYVIGCIILLALKWETLGESLILIISSAFSGHAALGGFLGAGAKEAARYGIARGLFSNESGLGSAPIVAAAAQTKNPVRQALVSSTGTFWDTVVVCAITGLVIVNSGDWINPVCSLERLSPETVSTLEKSGMMTPSGKILFEKLPAGMKTELALAGAFSSITLIPERLPARVADNLSEAKIEPASVKSFEILPEPLKSEVASTDAWHPHAPRGAALTKAAFAEIPTIGPGVLAFGLLTFVFSTILGWSYYGEKAVEYLFGARAIRPYRYAWVIAVLLGSMLKLNVVWDFADAANGLMAVPNLISLLALSSVIVGDTKKYLWEGNLDAEIHLDMQPPSKT; encoded by the coding sequence CTGGATGCGCTGGGCTCCTTCATGAGCGATCTCAGCGGCTGGGTCTGGGGCCTTCCCCTTCTCGTGCTGCTGTTCGGCACGCACCTGTATCTCACGTTCAGGCTCCGCTTCATCCAGAGATATATATTTACAGCGATAAAACTTTCGGTGAAGCGTGAAAAAGAGGGCACGGGCGACGTTTCCCAGTTCGGCGCTCTGACGACCGCGCTCGCGGCGACGATCGGCACCGGCAACATCGTCGGCGTCGCGACGGCCGTCGCGGCCGGCGGCCCCGGCGCCGTCCTCTGGATGTGGCTGACCGGCGTTTTCGGCATCGCAACCAAGTATTCCGAGGCGTTGCTTGCCGTGCGGTTCCGCGTCGTGACCCCCGACGGCCAGATGGCGGGCGGCCCAATGTATGCGCTCGAGCGCGGTCTGAAGGCGCGCTGGGGGTGGCTGGCCTCGGCTCTCGCCGTCATTTTCGCCCTGTTCACCGCGATCGCCGCCTTCGGCATCGGCAACATGGTCCAGGCGAACTCGATCTCGGTGATGCTGCACGAAAGTTTCAGCGTTCCCGCCTGGCTCTCCGGGGTCTTCCTGGCCCTCCTGACGGCGTTCGTCATTCTCGGCGGCATCAAATCGATAGCCCGCGTCTGCGAGAAGCTCGTTCCCTTCATGGCGTTTTTTTATGTAATCGGTTGTATTATTTTACTTGCATTAAAATGGGAAACCCTCGGCGAGTCCCTGATCCTGATCATATCCTCCGCTTTTTCCGGCCACGCCGCCCTCGGCGGCTTTCTCGGCGCGGGTGCCAAGGAGGCGGCCCGATACGGCATTGCGCGCGGCCTGTTCTCGAACGAATCGGGTCTCGGAAGCGCGCCGATCGTCGCGGCCGCCGCCCAGACGAAGAATCCCGTCCGGCAGGCTCTCGTCTCCTCGACCGGCACGTTCTGGGACACCGTCGTCGTCTGCGCCATCACCGGCCTTGTCATCGTCAATTCCGGCGACTGGATCAATCCGGTCTGCAGCCTCGAACGCCTTTCCCCCGAGACCGTTTCGACCCTCGAGAAGAGCGGCATGATGACTCCGTCCGGCAAGATTCTCTTCGAGAAGCTCCCCGCCGGCATGAAGACGGAACTCGCCCTCGCCGGCGCCTTCTCGTCCATCACCCTGATCCCGGAAAGACTGCCTGCCCGCGTCGCCGACAACCTGAGCGAGGCCAAGATCGAACCGGCCTCGGTGAAGTCGTTCGAGATCCTTCCCGAACCGCTGAAGAGCGAAGTCGCCTCCACTGACGCCTGGCATCCGCATGCCCCCAGAGGCGCGGCGCTCACCAAGGCGGCGTTCGCCGAGATCCCGACGATCGGGCCGGGGGTCCTGGCCTTCGGCCTGCTGACGTTCGTGTTCTCGACGATCCTCGGCTGGTCGTATTACGGGGAAAAGGCCGTCGAGTATCTCTTCGGAGCCCGCGCCATCAGGCCCTACCGGTATGCCTGGGTCATCGCCGTCCTGCTCGGCTCGATGTTGAAGCTGAACGTCGTGTGGGACTTCGCCGACGCGGCGAACGGGCTGATGGCCGTGCCGAACCTGATTTCCCTGCTGGCGCTCAGCTCCGTCATCGTCGGCGACACGAAAAAATACCTCTGGGAAGGGAACCTGGACGCGGAAATACACCTCGATATGCAACCTCCGTCGAAAACATGA
- a CDS encoding tetratricopeptide repeat protein: MRRSYPWLAIMLILVVCAAAHAAYPDPPSLPPTPPLPQLPPIGGNPGTPTAPDNPGSPPTPNHPSPQPPPGAPTTPGYPGHPQPPQYPGYESAESLYRNGMEAASRGDYRRAIYNFRRLLERYPYDFRAPEAAFQAAECSCKTGEFDRAIEYYRRVVTSYPRSARCEESMFLIGRCMSTLGEHRNALDQFIAFIRKYPNGRLTDDAWFFLGQSYERLNDPADAITCYRELINRFPGSDYYSQARARLRELEQVGYPPTYPPTYPPGNGYPSFTDRKLYDMGHTALLNRDYNGARSRFDELLRRYPDSAWADDALLWTGKSYAEERNWKAASKAFSDLLFRYADSELRPDAHYSYAWSLYQQAIAETGRRLFEQAATEFSSFGYTFSTHSWAPEAVYLAGDCYDRIGNTTTARRYFQETITRYPGSTAAQKARERLDGTF, translated from the coding sequence ATGAGAAGATCGTATCCTTGGCTCGCCATCATGCTGATACTCGTCGTCTGCGCGGCGGCACATGCGGCGTACCCCGATCCGCCCTCACTGCCTCCTACCCCGCCTTTACCCCAACTTCCGCCGATCGGCGGGAACCCCGGAACCCCAACGGCTCCGGACAATCCAGGCTCTCCGCCGACTCCGAACCACCCGTCGCCCCAGCCGCCTCCGGGGGCGCCGACAACGCCGGGATACCCCGGCCATCCCCAGCCTCCCCAATATCCCGGATACGAGTCGGCCGAATCGCTGTATCGCAACGGAATGGAAGCCGCTTCCCGCGGCGATTATCGCCGGGCAATCTACAATTTCCGCCGGCTTCTCGAACGGTATCCGTACGATTTCCGCGCTCCCGAGGCTGCGTTCCAGGCCGCCGAATGCTCCTGCAAGACCGGTGAATTCGACCGCGCCATTGAGTATTACAGGCGCGTCGTCACCTCATACCCGCGCTCCGCCCGGTGCGAGGAGTCGATGTTTCTGATCGGCCGGTGCATGAGCACTCTCGGCGAACATCGCAACGCCCTCGACCAGTTCATCGCCTTCATCCGGAAATACCCGAACGGCCGGCTGACCGACGACGCCTGGTTCTTTCTCGGCCAGAGCTACGAGCGGCTGAACGACCCGGCCGACGCCATTACCTGCTACCGCGAACTGATCAACCGCTTCCCCGGTTCGGACTATTACTCCCAGGCCCGGGCGCGGCTTCGCGAGCTCGAACAGGTCGGGTATCCTCCGACCTATCCCCCGACATACCCGCCCGGCAACGGGTATCCGTCTTTCACCGACCGAAAGTTGTACGACATGGGGCACACGGCCCTGTTGAACCGGGACTACAACGGCGCCCGCAGCCGCTTCGACGAACTGCTCCGCAGGTATCCCGATTCGGCGTGGGCCGACGACGCCCTCCTCTGGACAGGCAAGAGCTACGCCGAAGAGCGCAATTGGAAAGCCGCTTCGAAAGCGTTCTCGGACCTTCTGTTCCGGTATGCCGATTCCGAACTCCGCCCCGACGCCCATTACAGTTACGCATGGAGCTTGTATCAGCAGGCCATCGCGGAAACCGGCCGCCGGCTGTTCGAGCAGGCAGCGACCGAGTTTTCAAGTTTCGGGTACACGTTTTCGACTCATTCCTGGGCGCCCGAAGCCGTCTATCTTGCCGGCGACTGCTACGACCGCATCGGGAACACGACCACGGCCCGCCGGTATTTCCAGGAGACGATCACCCGGTATCCCGGCTCGACGGCCGCGCAGAAAGCCAGAGAACGACTCGACGGCACCTTCTGA